The following nucleotide sequence is from Scleropages formosus chromosome 4, fSclFor1.1, whole genome shotgun sequence.
AGGGAGGGaccacccacccccccctcccgctcCCTGCCTGGGCTCCCCCAACTTGGACTGATGTGGTGTTTGTGATGGGGGGGAGGTTGGACTGACCGCAGCCCATAGATCACGCCCCCTCCGCCATCCCCGCCCCTTTTTGCCCCCCACCCCGACGGCCGCCACGCCTCCCCGGCCTCACGGTTGCTGCGCCCCTCCCTCGCAGTTCGTTAATGTTAATACAATCTCATTAACCTGCGGGAGACAGACATATGCTGCTCCCGGCTGCCGGTCCACAACCTGCTCGGCTCTTGGAGGATGCGTATCcctgagagtgtgtgagtgtgcgtgtgtgtgtgtgtgtgtgtgtgtgtgtgtgtgagtgtgttcgcTCCCTTCCCATCTTGTAGCACTACAGCCACAGGATTACAGGCTGAGTGaacgagaaagagagagagagagagagaaagagagagaggagacgaGACAAGGGAGAGcgggggaaaaaggaaaatctgGTCCCGGGAATAATcactgcagcccccccccccagccccccccagcacccccagcaccccctgccccccatcACAAAGCCCCATGTGATTCAAGTCGTATCCATCCACACATAAATCATTCTCTTATTCCACTGGCCACATGGTAGAGCGCCGCTATTGATTTTTCCCCTTCGCTCGGCTCATTGCTAGGAAACCCCTGGTTTTCGAGCGGCGGGAAGCGAAACACAAAAGCGAAAATCGTCAGAGAGGAAGGAAAGTAGGAAGTCGCTTCGCGCTTAGCTTTGTGGCGAAATGGCCCCGCCGCCAGCGCCCGGCCCGTCCGTCCTGGGCTCGCCTTCCGGAAGTGGCAACTCCACTTCGCTCCTGTAAAGATGGAGGGACCGGGGCAACCGGGTAAAGGTCAGGAGGGTGACGGCCCCCGCCCCGCCTCCGGTGCCAGCTCGCTTGCCGGGGATGTCACCTGTACAGCAAAGCTCCTTACAAACACTTCCGATGAGAACGTTTCGCAGTGGACCCCCCTCCACCCACTTGAAACCCCACCAGGCACCATCCCCTCCCCCACGACCCGGCGTGACCGTTAAGACCGCCCTGCCCCCGCTGCCCCCCACCAGTGTCCAGTCATACAAATTGTCCAGCGACCCCCAGGACCCCAGGGTCCTCCGGTGCAGCGAGTGACCAACCACCGCCAGAGACCCACAGGGCAGGTGATCGAGAGAGCGGGGGGGATGGGTATGTGCCCCCTCAGATTTAATGAGATCAGCACTGAAAAACCCCCCCAAAATCCTGATTAACACAGATTTCATGTGcacacatataataataataataataataataataacgggACCAAGTGAGAGCAAATCAATGGTGCACAAAAGCACGGTTAAACACCCAGATAAACAAGTGTAAAGGGGGTCTGTGCGTAATTTTTACCAGGCGTCTTACGGTCAGGATTAAATATTGTTAAATTCTGCTTTACGTTCATCTCTATAATGAAAGTGCAGAATGAAATCAGAAGATCGATTGATGGCATCGACTGCGGGGAGTTCGGCGCAGTGTATCGAACACGGTCGGACCCCTCGGATGAAGGGGGTCGGCTAAATACGACGGAGAACTCGCTGTGGAGAAACACCGCGGCCGAaggaataattaattaattaatgcgGATTGTCAAGGGCCATTCACGGGAACGTgactgtgaaatattaattcGCCGCTTAgctgaaaattttaataaagacaaaacaCGTTTGTAAAGCCGAGCGTCTTTATTGGTACGTTTCACGGTTAAGAACCTGGATCCACGGCAGCGGCGGGAAATGGGTCATGAACCAGTGACCAACCCGTGGTGCGCAGGGCTCCGCGTGACCACAGTGCATACCTGTGTAAATGCCCAGAGCTGTTCTGTTTGCATGGGAGCTTTAGCGCCCCGCGGACGCCGTACGTGGTCACCCTACGACGACAGGCGCCTCCACTTCATGCCGAGGCAAGGAGTCGGAGGAGGGTTCCAGTCCCCAAACGTTCGACTCCAGCAGCGGCAGGGGCAGCCGTCCAGCCAATGAGTGGAGAGCTTTGGGACACCTGACCGCATCCCCCTTCGGCCGACGCCCCACATCTGCCAGCAGGAAACAGGAGAGGGGTGCATGACTGACCGCACCGCAGTTAGGGGGAAAAGGGGAGGGGCACTAGGGTGGGCACGGTCCTCACCATCTGCTGCTGGGCCAAGGGGGCACCCACGTCCAGACCGGCACGGGGCAGACCCTCAAAAACAGAGCGCTCCCCCCCGAGTAACGCGCGGCGGTCAAACGAGGCTTCCTTATTGTGTAACGGTGTGGCTCGGGGTTCCGGGAAATGACCGAAATGACCACACGGGGTCTTGCCGgggacgccccccccccccccgaccgcTGCCGTACCAGGGTCCCCGCGTTCCTTCGGAGCACCTCGACCTCGGATTTGGAAGGACTCAAAGGAGGAATCGCAGCGGACTCGACCGTGTTTTTACACGCAGCCGAAAGAGGGGAAAGGGTGGTAATAACAATACGAGtaagaataacaataatgggCATCGCCGCCATGGAAACGATGCTCTGTTGTCCTGGCGGAGAGACAAAGCTCCGGAGCCAGCGGGAGGCCATTAGGGAGCCGGGGCCAGGCGGTGACGCGTCGCCAACGTGGGCCGGGGCACAAAGCCCGGGGTCCCGGGGTTGCGGCTGCCCGGTGAGACGGagccgcccccgcccccgcccccgccggCTCTAGCTGCAAACAATACGGGGTGGTGCCCGAGAAACTCGGCGGCCGGATCGGTACCTGACGAATTGCACGAACAGAGTAAAAGATACGATAAACATTAAGCAAAAGCAGCGCGCGTTTGTGTGTTTGCGCACGCGGGACGATGCACCGGGCAGCGGGGGCGTCAGCTCCGCCGTCCGCTCTCAAGTAGCAGGCTGGGCACATGGAGGACGGGGTGCAGCTGTTGGgccaggatgtgtgtgtgcgtgtgtgtgtgtgtgaggggggtgTGGCACATCTTGAAATCTGTCTTCAGAAATCAATGAATCCGCAGGAAACCAACGGACATAAACACTCCCTCTGTCCTCCTCCCCAAGGGcgccctccccctccctctcccccccccccccaagccctgcCCATCCCAAATCATGCTTAATCTTGGAAAGAAACACACGCGCAAATGCCCCCCCTACCCCTCCCGGAGTGAGGGGCCAGCACGATGTCATCtcaggggtcaaaggtcaggtgGCCTTCAGCTACCTAAAGCGGTGACAGATGGGCACAAATAAACAGTAATTCATTAACGCGTTGCGTGAAGGGCCCCGCATAGAGGCGGAAAAGCGGAACCCGTGGCGCTCGGACTCAAAAGTGCGCGCTAACCGCACCGATCGCTGTCATTTTACCCCGCGTAACTGCGCGCAATCCGCTCTTCGCCCTGCCACCGTGAAACACGAGTTAGCAGCAGGGCGCCGAAAGCCCACGGTTCCCCGCTGCGTAAATGGAAACGGGGGCGTGTCCGTCTCCGGGATCAGACTGGACATCGCGCCGGATTTGTCTCGGCCGCACGACCTCCtgcggctgcggctgctgcCGGCCGAACCCTCGGCGCGTTCAGCAGGCCTCCGGAGCGCCATCTGGCGGTGGGGGTGGAACCGCCCGAGAGCTCACCGTCTGCAGAGGGACGGATGAGTGACCGAAGCAGGGAAcgaaaaaaaatttgaaaaacgATAATACCCACATTAATTGAGTTTTTGTAGGATCACAGCCGTATGACCCTGTGCCgctcaaaacaaaaaataacaggttttggatattttgtttttgctgtttttttatattgacATGATGTATCTCTTGTTGTAAGCtaaaagaattaattaattattattatcacacacacacattgcctgaaaccacttgtcccaaacagggtcgcggtgaaccggagcctaacccggcaacacagggcgtaaggccggagggggaggggacgcacccaggacgggacgccagtccgtcgcaaggcaccccaagcgggactcgaaccccagacccaccagagagcaggcacaggtcaaaccccctgtgccactgcacccccccgattattattattattattattattattattattattattattattattattatttctgagtGTTTCGGACAATTCCCACATTTACTCTAACCCACAGGCATGTTAGCGAGCTGAATATTTATCTGCAggttacttattcatttagccgatacTTTTCTCTACATTAagttacaatgtcaagctactagttacagttatttaccttcTTATACAccgttttttttactgtatcaaagcACGGTCAGTACCTGAAGGGAACAAGAGCAGGAGGTTTCGAACCCATGCCCTGCAGGGGTAAGCTGGCAGTTGTAGCCACTGTTTTACCTGCTGCAAGCTCTGCTAGGAGAGTTACAAATACAATTTAATAACAGCATACGCAATAAATCTGAGTAATTCACTGGAGCAAACACGGGAAGTACCGTATCTAAGAGTACGACAGCcggagatgggaatcaaacctatgacctctgCCTCCAAAGGTAGGCGCTtgaaccactgcactaccacctacagccacagcagtgtgtgtggtcCTGCACAAAAGCAGGCCCCTGAGTGTGTTCGGTTACACTGTGGCAGGGGGGTGAccaggtgtgtgtttatattaaaaagtaaaacagtgtaacagGCACACATAAGAGACATAAAGCAGGAGCACCGAGCAACATCGGCATCCAAGGCGGGTCGGAGCTCACGACACGATGTTACCGCCCCGGTCCTCCATCCGTCCACCGAAATTGCATGACTGCACCTGAGCCTTGGGAACCAGGTGCGGCCGGAAATCCAGGATGTGGGCGTGGCCTCAAATACAACATATCTAACGtgtgaaaactgaaacaaaaaaactgctttaactTATAATCATGCAGTTTTGTTGCTTGTTGCCAAAAGTCAATTccattttgcagttttgtttattatagattatattattatatatcatatattaAACTCAATATCCTGATGCAGTGAGTGATGTTTCTTTAAGTTATTCCAGTTACTGCATATATTTTTGTCTCTGCATCAGAGTGTGCATCTAAATTGCAGGGGACacttttaggaaaaaaaaaactgcccagaAACCAGAAatccttgtttatttttatttatttcataggCGTCTTTGAGAGAAAGGACTTACGAGGCTGGCGTACTTACAGAACATCAGATCACAGCGGAACATTCGGcgttacacatttttaaatttattttaacaaactttgaaaaaaaaaacaatgatattATTCTGAGACCCATCCCAGATTGGATAGAAATAGTATTTATGTTGAAATGTATTTGCCGGGTGAAGCAGAATGTAAAACAACGCATATAAGACAAATGTGTTCCTGTGCAAAAGTGAGATAAGAGCTCCTCGGGGATGAGCAGTTTTTGCACTCCTCCCCCTCGGGCAGTGGACCCCTCTGTGACCGTTCTCTCACTGAGACACAGAAGGGCTGCATGTACTCTTCAGGACCTGGAGCTCACCAAGTCGCCCCGCTTGCTGCCAGAGGGTGAAATGGCACAGGAGCGTCTGGCAAAGACACGACACCGGTTTCAGCACTTCTTTCAAAGGACACTACAagtcattttaaacacaaaCCTAGGGTTTCATGACCACACGTGTTTAACCAtcaccacctccacctcctctacaCCTGGCACCCTCATTTGTGCAGAAGCGCACGTCAAGCTGTTTGAGAGAAGCAGGGCGGTGAAGGACAGGCTTGTCACAGGTACGAATGTTGTGTCGAGCAGCGATCCTCACCTTGGAGCTGGAGTTGGCCGTGCAAACGGCGGACTCTTTAACGCATTCTCCCATCAGAACTTGCAGGTAGTATAGCAGTCCGTTCACCACCTGTTGGAACAGCATCCGTTACGTGACGGGCTGGGGATGCTCGTCTCGTAGAAGCGGTCTGCGTGAGCAACAGCCTTACCTGTTCCTGGGCGGAGAGCACCTTGATCATGCTGTAGGTGTACTTGTCCTGGCCATCCAATCTGTACTGGTTCACAGCGTACTGGGCCAGCTGCTGTACGCGGGGGGTGTCTGGGGACAGGGGTGTTATCCCACCCAGCAATGCGCTGGCACTCACTTTTGGTACCGACGGTCTGCACTGAACCTTCAAGAGCTGATTGGAATTTTCCCAGGGAACTTCCAGCAGCTCAAAGTGGCACACAAAGGTCTGCGGAGAGAGAATTCCAAGGAAGGTGAaacattcatttgtatttttacatccACATTGATGACGTATTAGAGCGACATTTATTACCTCCGTCTTGTCGCTTTGAGGACACGATTCCATATGTGGACTTTGGCGTTTCATACAGCGCACTGTCTCTACGTCCAGGTAGTAGATGACTCCTGCTACCACCTGTCGCAGTGGAAATAAAAGTGTAAAGGTCTGCCGAGCTCACTACGATCCTTTCATTCTCGTTTTCGACTcgttttcctttcatttgtcTCCTCCTACAAGGCTGTAGGAATTTCACCGTTTCGGTCGCACTCTGGACGTTTACAGCAGCTTTTCACTCTATATGCATTATGAAATAAACGGTGGCTTAGTACAAGTAAATTCAGTTACAAATTAGCCCATGTTGGGTGAGTATTTAATAAGCTCCCCAAATTCAGCACCCGGCACGTGGTCTTACCTGACTTTCTGCCGAGATGACTTTGACCACGGAGTACATGTACATGTCGTCGGATTGCCTGTTGTACAAGTTCACGGCGATGCGAGCAGCTTGGGTCACTTGCGGGTCGTCGGGGGAGTCGACCTGAAGCCCTCCCACCAGTTGTTCTCCAGCAGCGATGCCCGACAGCAGGCAGACCGCGAGCCACCAACAAGCCATTGTCTAGTCTCGAACCTGGAGTCGGAAGAGAACCGATAGGCTTTCCGTACCGGGGCCTTTTATAGTATGAATGCGTAAAAAAAACCTTAACTGGACACGAAGTAGTATCTGCTATCTTATCATCACCCTAATAGTTTAGCTGGAATGAAATATAATTATCGCTATTGTTTGATCGTTTTGTGAAAGACCTGACGCAACTAAAAAAGAACCCACTCGGTGTGTAAATTGCCGGGGTTCAGTAGATCTTTGTGTTCTGACCTGTGCTTTTAGAACATGTGGTCCTGTGCaatcaaagtgtttctttagtCTGCACCATTTCTTCCTTTGTTATTTTCAGCGCTGATATATTCTTGCTGACCATCACACTTAATAGTAGTAGATATGTGACACGGTTTGCAGTCGCAGCACCAGTAACACTGCAGGTCTGAAGGACCATTGTGACACACAGTAACAGAGTATGACCTTGACGGTGTGGTGTTTTCTCTGATAGTGAGAAATACAGCATGAGACTCAATAGCTGCAGGAAATGTtcataaagcattttatttaagcacctaagaaaaattacattttcattttgcgaACTTGGCACTATTTGTGATCAAGCGCGGAttgaatggaaataaaacagttataaaacagtgaaaaaattcTTGTGACTTCCCATGAAATCATCATCTCAAATTACTAATAGCAGATATGTTATTTCTTAGGTTAAACGTGTACAGGAAAATTGTATGATATCAGTCTAAGTGAGTTTGTCCTATATTTAAACTGTAGAAAAAATATGTAGGTCATAAGAAATTTGATTGGCAGGCGTCAAAAGGCTTGGCCATTCTTATCTAATAACGATAAATCACTTAAGctattacacacatacacacacattttcagaaccgcttgtcccatacggggtcacggggaaccggagcctacccggtaacacagggcataaggccggagggggaggggacacacccaggacgggacgccagtccgtcgcaaggcaccccaagcgggactcgttACGTCAGTGTAAACTGCTCATAGACATTTAACGTATTAACCTGATTAGGCAACAAGGTAACACAGTTATACGTGAAATTTGGTGACACTAGTAAACTAGTAAAAATGTCTAACTGGTAAAATTATCAATATAACTACTAAGGGAAAGGTATGCAAAATTTGTTGCAAAACATTATGTATCAATATAATCATataatgtttttcaaaaaattttacagctgctgtatacatttacagtgatgtgaaaaagtaagtaaacctctgaaatgtcatttaaaatatgtcGAGATGCATGCCTAATTCTCATTTAAACACTAACAATGGACTAATTTAGGAGGGTCAGAAATTCTGTCATTGGCTAGAGGTTCTTCCCTTTCTTCAGTCCTCATTTTCCTTGACCTCTACCCAGCGTCTTAGAGCTTCAACCACCAGATCATACCTTCCTCTCTAGAACAGCTTGGAATCAATGGGTTCTACCAGGTGGTTTTGATGCAGTTCTTTGTCTTCCCCTGAGTCTTTCTCAGctggtgttcctcagggctcagtgctgggtcccctactcttctccatctacacctctaCCCTTGGCTCTGTCAGTGCCTGTCACAGCTTCCCCTACATAGCTATGGTGAAGgtacccagctcttcttctgttCTGAGATAATttcaatataatttataattcaGTAAAGTGAGTGAACTGGTCAAGAGGCTGAATACTTCTAGAAGGCATTGGATGTAGGTGTATTTGCACTTCAAGGTGATAATGCCTGACTAAAAGGcagaattgtttgttttttagatTTTTGCATGGCACAGACTATAGCTATCAGTGTGCAAGTGCCTTGATTGTAGCCCAAGTCAAATGTCCACTAAAGCCAACGTGATAGTCAGCAAGAATGTATCAGCGCCGAAAATAATAAAGGAAGAAATGGTGCAGactaaagaaacactttgattGCACAGGACCACATGTTCTAAAAGCACAGGTCAGAACACAAAGATCTACTGAACCCCGGCAATTTACACACCGAGTGGGTTCTTTTTTAGTTGCGTCAGGTCTTTCACAAAAACGATCAAACAATAGCGATAATTATATTTCATTCCAGCTAAACTATTAGGGTGATGATAAGATAGCAGATACTACTTCGTGTCCAGTTAAGGTTTTTTTACGCATTCATACTATAAAAGGCCCCGGTACGGAAAGCCTATCGGTTCTCTTCCGACTCCAGGTTCGAGACTAGACAATGGCTTGTTGGTGGCTCGCGGTCTGCCTGCTGTCGGGCATCGCTGCTGGAGAACAACTGGTGGGAGGGCTTCAGGTCGACTCCCCCGACGACCCGCAAGTGACCCAAGCTGCTCGCATCGCCGTGAACTTGTACAACAGGCAATCCGACGACATGTACATGTACTCCGTGGTCAAAGTCATCTCGGCAGAAAGTCAGGTAAGACCGCGTGCCGGGTGCTGAATTTGGGGAGTTTATTAAATACTCACCCAACATGGGCTAATTTGTAACTGAATTTACTTGTACTAAGCCACCGTTTATTTCATAATGCATATAGAGTGAAAAGCTGCTGTAAACGTCCAGAGTGCGACCGAAACGGTGAAATTCCTACAGCCTTGTAGGAGGAgacaaatgaaaggaaaacgAGTCGAAAACGAGAATGAAAGGATCGTAGTGAGCTCGGCAGACCTTTACACTTTTATTTCCACTGCGACAGGTGGTAGCAGGAGTCATCTACTACCTGGACGTAGAGACAGTGCGCTGTATGAAACGCCAAAGTCCACATATGGAATCGTGTCCTCAAAGCGACAAGACGGAGGTAATAAATGTCGCTCTAATACGTCATCAATGTggatgtaaaaatacaaatgaatgttTCACCTTCCTTGGAATTCTCTCTCCGCAGACCTTTGTGTGCCACTTTGAGCTGCTGGAAGTTCCCTGGGAAAATTCCAATCAGCTCTTGAAGGTTCAGTGCAGACCGTCGGTACCAAAAGTGAGTGCCAGCGCATTGCTGGGTGGGATAACACCCCTGTCCCCAGACACCCCCCGCGTACAGCAGCTGGCCCAGTACGCTGTGAACCAGTACAGATTGGATGGCCAGGACAAGTACACCTACAGCATGATCAAGGTGCTCTCCGCCCAGGAACAGGTAAGGCTGTTGCTCACGCAGACCGCTTCTACGAGACGAGCATCCCCAGCCCGTCACGTAACGGATGCTGTTCCAACAGGTGGTGAACGGACTGCTATACTACCTGCAAGTTCTGATGGGAGAATGCGTTAAAGAGTCCGCCGTTTGCACGGCCAACTCCAGCTCCAAGGTGAGGATCGCTGCTCGACACAACATTCGTACCTGTGACAAGCCTGTCCTTCACCGCCCTGCTTCTCTCAAACAGCTTGACGTGCGCTTCTGCACAAATGAGGGTGCCAGGtgtagaggaggtggaggtggtgaTGGTTAAACACGTGTGGTCATGAAACCCTAGGtttgtgtttaaaatgactTGTAGTGTCCTTTGAAAGAAGTGCTGAAACCGGTGTCGTGTCTTTGCCAGACGCTCCTGTGCCATTTCACCCTCTGGCAGCAAGCGGGGCGACTTGGTGAGCTCCAGGTCCTGAAGAGTACATGCAGCCCTTCTGTGTCTCAGTGAGAGAACGGTCACAGAGGGGTCCACTGCCCGAGGGGGAGGAGTGCAAAAACTGCTCATCCCCGAGGAGCTCTTATCTCACTTTTGCACAGGAACACATTGTCTCTGGCACATTGGTCCTTTACCTGGCCAAAATGCCGAAGCCCTGTAACTGTTCAGGCTGATATCCAGCCGTAGCCACAtcaaaaaagaatttcattcTGTTGTATTGTTCCAAGTTTGgttattaaaaaatgttaacgctgatttgtcacattttttacatgaacatcaaaacacaaaatgtaacaAACTTCAAAATTTAGCTTAGCATCATACACCCTAACACACCATATTTCTGCCTTTAACCGAACATATTCTTTGATCAGTTTATACTgccatttttaataaacaatcATTTCCAATTATTGTACCATGcccagtttttttcctttcttttagtGTTGAATTAACCATAAAAATAAAGGCAACAATTTAGGTGAAAAGCAGGAACAATGGGATAAATGGAATGTGGAACCATCCTCAACTGCACGGATTCACAAGCATGCGCTTCTGCAAATCAAGTacacatcattaaaaaataagactACTGATCACCACTGTTGGCTTTGACTTCTGTCACGCCCTACTCAGGACTTCTCCATCACTTTccatgttttttcctctttaccaGAGTGACATGCCTTTCAGTGCTCTTGCTGCCACAGTCATATCCGTCCATCATGATGTACATGCCACAAGGTTATCTCCCAAGGCCAGCCTggaccctccccccccacagcaCTCGCATGTCCGGGTGTTTGGTGGAAGTGTCTGGATTCCAGAGAATGGCAGAGCAACAATctaccactaaaaaaaaaaaaaataataaaaatagaagcAGTACTGCAGGAGGGGTTTCCTGGATGTTTTCCCTCCACTTTGGCAGATCATGTTGCCTTCTTAGATGTCATCCTGGAGTGGGGAGAAGAGGGACACCAGTGCAGGACTCTCACTCGTCTCTAGAATGTCCCTGTTCACCTCTGGCTTCACCTTCTTGAAGAGCGAGGGTAGATTCCGGATGTGGACTTCTTTCCTGAACTGCTGCCCCAGGGGTTTCTGTGAGAAAATAGGGAGAGTCATGTCAACTGCAGAGAGAACATTTCACCTCATTCATGAGAAATGAGGCATCTCGTATATCACACCCATTTTACCCCAACTGTGCCAGCGATGAGCTTTTTGAACTGCtccttcctctttttctctccagccttctgagttgctgggttcaGGAGCCTCTGGTCAAACTGGTCCAGAGCCTCTAGCTGGATGTTGGGGATATGAGTCATGACCACCCGTAGCTCCGAGTATCGAGGTCTCTGCCAAAGAGAAAGGGGTCAGCGACAGCAGCAAGGAACACCGACCTGCTCAACGAGTCCCACAGAAGCCGAGTGCTCCTGCTCACCAAAGCTTCATAGATGAGGAAGGCCAATAGGGTGAGGGCAGCACTGCACCCTTCATGCTGCCCGTGCACCTGCAGGCCTTTCAGCACGCTGGTGTAGAACCATGTGACTGCCTCAGGCAACAGGTTGCCCCCAACAATCTGCACAGGAAGAGAGTGCATCTCGGGGTCAGGAAGAGTACGGCAGTATGGATCATGAAGCCTTAAACCAGCCTCAAACCTGCACATTCGGCAGAATAAACGACACCCACCTGCTTCAGCAGAGTCCAGCAGACCTGGGAGGCAGTGCGCTGACAGTTGCTGGTGTCTTTCCAACACAAACAGTTGAAGGAAATTGTCAAAAAGGTCATGTAGATGTCCTGATGGAAAGATCATAGGGCAGGGTGTATGAGCGGCTGTTGTTGATCAGTGTGAAGACTGTTCATCACCAGCCAACCAACAACCACTATGTTCCCTTCCCTCTGCTAGGAGAGGGTCACATCCATAGTGTATATGGTCCTGAAGCCAAGATAGGGATGAAACGAATGCTATGTCACTATTAACCTCTT
It contains:
- the LOC114910375 gene encoding cystatin-2-like — its product is MACWWLAVCLLSGIAAGEQLVGGLQVDSPDDPQVTQAARIAVNLYNRQSDDMYMYSVVKVISAESQVVAGVIYYLDVETVRCMKRQSPHMESCPQSDKTEVINVALIRHQCGCKNTNECFTFLGILSPQTFVCHFELLEVPWENSNQLLKVQCRPSVPKVSASALLGGITPLSPDTPRVQQLAQYAVNQYRLDGQDKYTYSMIKVLSAQEQVRLLLTQTASTRRASPARHVTDAVPTGGERTAILPASSDGRMR